Proteins encoded in a region of the Zea mays cultivar B73 chromosome 4, Zm-B73-REFERENCE-NAM-5.0, whole genome shotgun sequence genome:
- the LOC103654238 gene encoding uncharacterized protein, which produces MADLDAWMDGKLASLSTASTANETCLSQLESAVISFDDWRPSMEGFVDDIRLHVSKLSKLYERSAVEHPTIMTGVLALAPSPVARPSAAASTAARPDGHYLNPSIRDDGCGVVTTLDHHPTKGVSSPSHPHVFASPTFHRSRSEFREPVGGSLAGLSDHLPKMPFPTFDGDQPKLWIRRCEDYFDLYSVDPTRWVRVSSMHFTTATSRWVQTVQSHLRSCSWSELCGWVLVRFGRDHHELLIRQLFHIRQTSSVSKYIDSFSSLVDQLTA; this is translated from the coding sequence ATGGCGGATCTCGATGCATGGATGGATGGCAAGTTGGCTTCGCTCTCCACGGCCTCCACGGCCAATGAGACGTGCTTGTCGCAGCTCGAGTCGGCTGTCATCTCCTTCGATGATTGGCGTCCTAGCATGGAGGGTTTCGTCGATGACATCCGTCTTCACGTCTCCAAGTTGTCCAAGCTCTACGAACGGTCGGCAGTGGAGCACCCGACCATCATGACTGGTGTGCTCGCTCTGGCTCCCTCTCCGGTCGCGCGCCCATCTGCTGCTGCCTCCACGGCCGCCCGACCCGACGGGCACTACCTGAATCCATCAATCCGGGATGATGGTTGCGGAGTTGTCACAACTCTCGATCATCACCCGACAAAGGGTGTGTCATCCCCATCTCACCCCCATGTGTTTGCCTCTCCTACTTTCCATCGTTCGAGATCCGAGTTTAGGGAACCTGTGGGTGGGAGTTTGGCTGGTTTATCTGATCATTTACCTAAAATGCCGTTTCCTACGTTCGATGGGGATCAACCCAAGTTATGGATCCGTAGATGTGAGGATTACTTTGATCTGTATAGTGTTGATCCAACGCGGTGGGTGAGGGTCTCATCTATGCATTTCACTACTGCTACATCTCGCTGGGTGCAAACTGTTCAGAGCCATCTTAGATCCTGTTCGTGGTCAGAGTTATGTGGTTGGGTTTTGGTTCGATTTGGCCGTGATCATCACGAATTGTTGATCCGTCAGTTGTTCCACATTCGGCAAACTTCATCGGTGTCTAAGTACATCGATAGTTTCTCCTCCCTTGTTGATCAATTGACAGCTTAA